From the Streptococcus hyointestinalis genome, the window TTTTGAGTAACGGAAAGAAACATTATGAAACTCAACTTCACCTGTTCTGTCAGGTGTTTTGCTTGTTTCTTCTTTAAAGTTAACAGAAGACTCTAAAGCAAACACTTCATTGATACGACGTGCAGACACAAGGGCACGTGGCAAAATCATAAAGACAAACGCCATGAGCATGAAGCCTATAACCACTTGCATGGCATAGCTTGTAAAGACAACCATGTCTGAAAAGACAGCAACACGGTCATTCATACTAGAAGCAAAATCTGTCGCATAAGAACCATTCGCTAGTGCTTTTTGCGTCAACTCTGGGAGCTTGACATCATTGATGAGGTAAGCTCCAATCCAGTAAACTGCCAAGGTCAAACCAGATGAAACGGCTGTCATGACAGGGTTCATCAAAGCCATCAAGCGGTAAACAAAGAGGTTTAGGCGAGTGATATTGTTATTGACCTCATTGTACTTATCATCTTGATAATCCTCGGCATTGTAAGCACGCACCACACGGATACCTGTTAGGATTTCACGTGTTGTAGAGTTGAGCTTATCGGTAAGGACTTGAACCTTACTTTGTTTTGGAAAGGCTAGGATAAGAAGAATAGCTAGCATGATAACAACAACGACAATAGCAACACCTAATGACATTGTCCAGCTAGAGCTCTTATCCCAAATCTTGGTCAATGCCCAGATTGCCATGATAGGTCCCATGGTGACCACTTGAAGCCCCATAGTAATTAACATTTGAATTTGGGTAAGGTCATTGGTCGTACGTGTCAAGAGACTTGGGATACTAAAGTTTTTAATTTCAGCATCTGAGTAATCCATAACACGATTGAAAATATCCTCGCGCAAACGTGTTGTAAAACTAGCCGCCACACGTGCCGCAATAAAGCCAACAACAACCGCTGAGGCAAATCCTAGAAGTGAAAATCCAATCATCCTCCAACCTGGATCCATCACATCAGCAACTTTTGTACTGCTATTTTGCAGTAACTTTGTGATACTAGACATGTAGTCAGGCACTTTTAAGTTTGCCCAGACTTCGATACATACAAACACTACACTCAGTAGCATCATCAGCCATTCTTTGACTGTCAAGCGTTTGAAAATTTTTAGCATCGCTTACTCTACTCCTCAATTTCTAAATTTTCCCGAATCTTTCGGATGACTTTCTTAGCTGTCTTTAGCTCGGTTAGGTCGATATCTTTTAGGACTTTATCGTGAATGGTCCGATGAAAATCAGCCAATTTCACTGCTTTTTGACTCCCAAGTGATGTCAAAACCAGTTGCTTGTAGCGCTTATCTTTTTGAGATGGGATGACTTTGATAAAGTTGTTTTTTTCCATCCGTCTGATAAGGTTACTCGTAACAGATTTTGAAATCTTCAGTTTTTTTTCGATATCTTTAATAAACACTTCCTCACCAGAGTGCTTGTAAAGATACATAACTACAAAGCCCTGCGGACCGCCTAGGTGCTCAACATCATGCTCTTTTGCAATCTGCTGAACACGCCCTTCAACCAGAGTGACTAAGTTCCGAAATTCGGTGAAAGGGTCTTTCATAAAAACACCTCACTTTTTCAGAAAACTTTCAATTAGTTTCTGTGGTAACTATTTTACCCTTATTCCAAAAAGATGTCAATAAATAAGTTCCTAAGAGAACTATTTTTTTGATTTAAAAAAACAGTCGATAAAATCGACTGTTTGCTATTCATAGCGAAGAGCATCGATAGGGTTGAGTTTGCTGGCTTTGTTGGCTGGCAGTAGCCCAAACAAAACTCCGATAACTGCTGAAAAGAGCAGGCTAATCAATGCCACTTGCATAGACACACTTGGTTTAATCACACTTTGCGCTGAAGCGATAAGCGTTGAAGCACCGTAGGCTAAAATCAAGCCAATCAAACCACCAATCAAAGTAAGTACCATAGACTCTATCAAAAACTGGGTCAAAATCTTGGCACGAGTCGCACCGATTGCCTTTCTAAGACCAATCTCACGAGTGCGCTCCGTCACAGAAACCAGCATGATGTTCATGACACCAATCCCACCAACAAGAAGTGAGATGGCAGCTATAGCACCGATAACACCTGTCATGATACCCACTTGCTGATTGACACTCTTGATAACAGTTGACATGTCGTAGCT encodes:
- a CDS encoding ABC transporter ATP-binding protein, coding for MLKIFKRLTVKEWLMMLLSVVFVCIEVWANLKVPDYMSSITKLLQNSSTKVADVMDPGWRMIGFSLLGFASAVVVGFIAARVAASFTTRLREDIFNRVMDYSDAEIKNFSIPSLLTRTTNDLTQIQMLITMGLQVVTMGPIMAIWALTKIWDKSSSWTMSLGVAIVVVVIMLAILLILAFPKQSKVQVLTDKLNSTTREILTGIRVVRAYNAEDYQDDKYNEVNNNITRLNLFVYRLMALMNPVMTAVSSGLTLAVYWIGAYLINDVKLPELTQKALANGSYATDFASSMNDRVAVFSDMVVFTSYAMQVVIGFMLMAFVFMILPRALVSARRINEVFALESSVNFKEETSKTPDRTGEVEFHNVSFRYSKTSRDVIEHVNFTAKKGETVAFIGSTGSGKSTLISLIPRFYDATGGYIKVDGVKLKHYSEKDLNDKIGFIPQKAVLYSGTIRSNMNFGESTQTPLSDEAIWEALELAQAKDFVEGKEKGLDTEVAQGGTNFSGGQRQRLAIARALARKPEVLIFDDSFSALDYKTDKKLRHDLHEKLADTTKLIVAQRISTIMDADQILVLDKGVVVGQGTHKELLANNAVYQEIAYSQLSKEELENGK
- a CDS encoding MarR family winged helix-turn-helix transcriptional regulator; amino-acid sequence: MKDPFTEFRNLVTLVEGRVQQIAKEHDVEHLGGPQGFVVMYLYKHSGEEVFIKDIEKKLKISKSVTSNLIRRMEKNNFIKVIPSQKDKRYKQLVLTSLGSQKAVKLADFHRTIHDKVLKDIDLTELKTAKKVIRKIRENLEIEE